The Galactobacillus timonensis genome has a segment encoding these proteins:
- a CDS encoding transposon-encoded TnpW family protein yields the protein MTDNKQHDTRTARRPDCVTEIRMGNSVLVVSGYFKKDTTTTAADKMARVLEAEAAATQKPAI from the coding sequence ATGACAGATAACAAGCAGCACGACACCCGCACCGCCCGCCGCCCCGACTGCGTGACGGAAATCCGCATGGGCAATTCCGTCCTTGTCGTGTCCGGCTATTTCAAGAAAGACACTACCACCACCGCCGCCGACAAAATGGCGCGGGTACTGGAAGCGGAAGCCGCTGCTACACAAAAACCGGCAATTTGA
- a CDS encoding class I SAM-dependent methyltransferase: MEYRKEDLMEAKKQILGVGENMGTEESKKIWEENAQFWDNAMGDESNEFHREVVRPKVTELLSPNPADYILDIACGNGNYSSYLAQRGASVVAFDYSKKMIELAKRRQSQYAKQIEFCVADATDRKSILELKRNRAFTKAVSNMAIMDITDIEPLLMAVYELLQESGIFVFATQHPCFVTLTEKYMTPHSYYDIAIEGQPKEQIYYHRSIQDIFNLCFRAGFVIDGFYEECFKTNKEIPMVMIVRLKKVKRDSLK, translated from the coding sequence ATGGAATATCGTAAGGAAGATTTAATGGAAGCAAAAAAGCAAATTTTGGGAGTGGGAGAGAACATGGGAACAGAGGAAAGTAAAAAAATCTGGGAGGAGAACGCACAATTTTGGGATAATGCAATGGGTGACGAATCTAATGAATTTCACAGAGAGGTAGTGCGTCCCAAAGTAACGGAACTTCTATCTCCTAATCCTGCGGATTATATTTTGGATATTGCGTGTGGCAATGGAAATTATTCTTCGTATCTTGCACAAAGAGGCGCTTCGGTTGTCGCTTTTGATTACAGCAAAAAAATGATAGAATTGGCTAAAAGACGGCAATCACAATATGCAAAACAAATTGAATTTTGTGTGGCGGATGCGACCGATAGAAAAAGTATATTAGAATTAAAAAGAAATCGAGCCTTTACGAAAGCAGTTTCTAATATGGCAATTATGGATATTACGGATATTGAACCACTTCTTATGGCTGTTTATGAACTGTTGCAGGAAAGCGGAATTTTTGTCTTTGCAACGCAACACCCTTGTTTTGTCACGTTGACTGAAAAATATATGACACCGCACAGTTACTATGATATAGCGATTGAAGGGCAACCGAAAGAGCAGATTTATTATCATCGTTCCATACAAGATATTTTTAACCTTTGTTTTAGAGCTGGATTTGTCATTGATGGATTTTATGAAGAATGTTTTAAAACCAACAAAGAAATTCCTATGGTAATGATAGTAAGGCTTAAGAAGGTAAAACGTGATAGCTTAAAATAA
- a CDS encoding recombinase family protein: MLRQATQNLITALYPRLSHEDELQGESNSISNQKRILEAFAKQNGFTNLRWYTDDGFSGANFQRPGFQAMLADIEAGKVGTVIVKDMSRLGRNYLQVGFYTEMLFPQKGVRFIAVNDNVDSANGGMDNDFTPLRNLFNEWLVRDTSKKIKAVKRAKGMSGKPVTSKPVYGYLMDEDENYLVDEETAPVVQQIYQLCLAGNGPTKIARMLTEQQIPTPGTLEYRRTGSTRRYHPGYECKWATNTVVHILENREYTGCLVNFKTEKPSYKVKHSVENPVEKQAIFENHHEPIIDRETWERVQELRKQRKRPNRYDEVGLFSGMLFCADCGHVMYQQRYQNKNRKQDCYICGSYKKRTRDCTAHFIRTDLLTAGVLSNLRQVTEYAAKHESRFVKLLIQQNEIGGKRKTAAATKQLEQAQERIAEVSRIIKRLYEDNVNGKISDERFMELSADYEQEQRELKDRAAALQAELDKSQAATVNAEKFMGIVRKHLAFEELTPTLLREMIEKIVVHECSYDENGTRRQDIEIYYSFVGKIDLPEA; encoded by the coding sequence ATGTTAAGACAAGCCACCCAAAACCTCATTACCGCCCTTTATCCGAGATTGTCCCATGAGGACGAATTGCAAGGTGAGAGTAATTCCATATCGAACCAAAAAAGGATACTCGAAGCCTTTGCAAAACAGAATGGCTTTACCAACCTGCGCTGGTACACCGACGACGGCTTTTCCGGCGCGAACTTCCAGCGCCCCGGTTTTCAAGCCATGCTTGCAGACATTGAAGCCGGGAAAGTGGGTACGGTCATCGTCAAGGACATGAGCCGGTTAGGGCGAAACTACTTGCAGGTAGGGTTTTACACGGAAATGCTGTTCCCTCAAAAGGGAGTGCGTTTTATCGCTGTCAACGACAATGTGGACAGCGCAAACGGCGGCATGGACAACGATTTTACCCCTCTGCGAAATCTGTTCAACGAATGGCTGGTGAGAGATACGAGCAAGAAAATCAAAGCAGTAAAACGAGCAAAAGGCATGAGCGGCAAGCCCGTTACCAGCAAGCCGGTCTATGGCTATCTCATGGACGAGGACGAGAACTATCTCGTTGACGAGGAAACCGCGCCGGTTGTCCAGCAGATATACCAGCTTTGCCTTGCCGGGAATGGCCCGACCAAGATTGCCCGTATGCTTACGGAGCAGCAAATCCCTACGCCGGGAACGCTGGAATACCGCAGGACGGGCAGCACCCGCCGCTACCACCCCGGCTATGAGTGCAAATGGGCGACGAACACCGTTGTTCATATCCTCGAAAACCGGGAGTACACCGGCTGTCTGGTAAACTTCAAGACGGAGAAGCCCTCTTACAAGGTCAAGCACAGTGTAGAGAACCCCGTAGAGAAGCAGGCCATTTTTGAGAACCACCATGAGCCTATCATAGACCGGGAAACATGGGAGCGCGTGCAGGAGTTACGCAAGCAGCGCAAACGCCCGAACCGCTATGATGAAGTGGGGCTGTTCTCCGGTATGCTGTTCTGCGCCGACTGCGGTCATGTGATGTACCAGCAGCGGTATCAGAACAAGAACCGCAAGCAGGACTGTTACATCTGCGGCAGCTACAAGAAGCGCACCCGCGACTGTACGGCGCACTTTATCCGCACCGACCTGTTGACCGCCGGTGTCCTCTCCAATCTCCGGCAAGTGACCGAATACGCCGCCAAGCACGAGAGCCGCTTTGTGAAGCTGCTTATCCAGCAGAACGAGATCGGCGGCAAGAGAAAGACCGCCGCAGCCACCAAGCAGCTTGAACAGGCGCAGGAGCGCATTGCCGAAGTGAGCCGCATTATCAAGCGGCTGTATGAGGACAATGTGAACGGCAAAATCAGCGACGAGCGTTTCATGGAACTGTCGGCAGACTATGAGCAGGAACAGCGGGAACTGAAAGACCGCGCCGCCGCTTTGCAGGCCGAACTGGACAAGTCGCAGGCCGCCACCGTCAACGCGGAAAAGTTTATGGGTATCGTCCGAAAGCACCTTGCCTTTGAGGAACTTACCCCCACCCTCTTGCGGGAAATGATTGAGAAAATCGTCGTGCATGAGTGTAGCTATGACGAGAACGGCACCCGCAGGCAGGACATTGAGATTTATTACAGCTTTGTCGGCAAGATTGACTTGCCCGAAGCCTAA
- a CDS encoding helix-turn-helix domain-containing protein: MSRLLPYETILKAREGDPEAVNAVLLHYAGYIRYFSKVNGQVNAEVEDYVKQRLIDCQFKFRLDEPPDKS; the protein is encoded by the coding sequence ATGAGTAGACTTCTCCCCTATGAAACAATCCTCAAAGCCCGTGAGGGCGACCCAGAAGCCGTGAACGCTGTCCTGCTCCACTACGCCGGATATATCCGCTATTTCTCAAAAGTGAACGGGCAGGTCAACGCCGAGGTGGAGGACTATGTAAAGCAGCGGTTAATTGACTGTCAATTCAAGTTCCGGCTTGACGAACCACCGGACAAGTCATAA
- a CDS encoding ATP-binding protein, producing MKNEINAVLENMTATTPEPEDYTGEDGLLYCGKCRKPKEAYFAPDKAAIFGRDRHPAECDCQKTAREEREAAEKRRRHLDTVEELKRRGFTDPAMRDWTFENDNGRNPQAGLARRYVEHWEDMRTDNIGCLFWGGVGTGKSYLAGCIANALMEKEIPVHMTNFALILNDLAASFEGRNEYISRLCRYPLLILDDFGMERGTDYGLEQVFNVIDSRYRSGKPLIVTTNLTLDDLRNPEDTAHSRIYDRLLSMCVPVRFTGDNFRQETAKRKMESMKKLITD from the coding sequence ATGAAGAACGAAATCAACGCTGTTTTGGAGAATATGACGGCCACCACCCCGGAGCCGGAGGACTACACCGGCGAGGACGGTTTGCTGTACTGCGGCAAGTGCCGCAAGCCGAAAGAAGCCTATTTTGCGCCGGATAAGGCCGCTATCTTCGGGCGCGACCGCCACCCGGCAGAGTGCGACTGCCAGAAAACCGCCCGCGAGGAACGGGAAGCCGCCGAAAAGCGGCGCAGGCACCTTGACACCGTGGAAGAACTGAAACGCCGGGGCTTTACCGACCCCGCCATGCGGGACTGGACTTTCGAGAATGACAACGGCAGGAACCCGCAGGCCGGGCTTGCCCGCCGGTATGTGGAGCATTGGGAGGATATGCGGACAGACAATATCGGCTGCCTGTTCTGGGGCGGCGTAGGAACCGGGAAAAGCTACCTTGCGGGCTGTATCGCAAACGCCCTCATGGAGAAAGAAATCCCCGTCCACATGACGAACTTTGCCCTGATCCTCAATGACCTTGCCGCCAGCTTTGAGGGGCGCAACGAGTACATTTCCCGCCTTTGCCGCTATCCGCTGCTGATCCTTGACGACTTTGGCATGGAACGCGGCACCGACTACGGGCTGGAACAGGTTTTCAATGTGATTGACAGCCGTTACCGCAGCGGCAAGCCGCTGATCGTCACGACCAACCTCACGCTGGACGACCTGCGAAACCCGGAGGACACCGCCCATTCCCGGATTTATGACCGGCTGCTTTCCATGTGCGTCCCGGTACGCTTTACCGGCGACAACTTCCGGCAGGAAACCGCCAAGCGGAAAATGGAGAGCATGAAGAAACTGATTACCGACTGA
- a CDS encoding VirB6/TrbL-like conjugal transfer protein, CD1112 family, producing MDTILQQIADWLKKMLVGGIMNNFTGIFDSVNQQVGSIASQVGTTPANFSPGVFSMIRNVSESVIIPIAGMILTFIACYELIQLIIDHNNLANFETWIFFKWIFKTFVAVMLITNTFNIVMAVFDVAQQVIASSAGIISGSTAVSSDALSQMEDTLMALKPGPLLGIFMQSLLLHVAMWIMSIIIFVIIYGRMIEIYLMTSLAPIPFATFANREQSQIGQNYFRSICALGFQGFLIMICVGIYAR from the coding sequence ATGGACACGATCCTTCAGCAGATCGCAGATTGGCTGAAGAAAATGCTCGTGGGCGGGATCATGAACAACTTCACCGGTATCTTCGATTCTGTCAATCAGCAGGTTGGCAGTATCGCTTCACAGGTAGGGACGACGCCCGCGAATTTCTCTCCGGGCGTCTTTTCTATGATCCGGAATGTATCAGAGTCGGTGATCATCCCCATCGCGGGGATGATCCTGACCTTCATTGCCTGTTACGAGCTGATTCAGCTGATTATCGATCACAACAATCTGGCAAACTTTGAAACATGGATTTTCTTCAAGTGGATCTTCAAGACCTTCGTGGCGGTCATGCTGATCACGAACACGTTCAATATCGTAATGGCGGTATTTGATGTGGCCCAGCAGGTCATTGCAAGCAGTGCCGGCATAATCTCCGGCTCTACAGCGGTCAGCAGCGATGCGCTCTCGCAGATGGAAGATACGCTGATGGCGTTGAAACCTGGACCGTTACTGGGTATCTTTATGCAGTCACTCTTGCTGCATGTTGCCATGTGGATCATGTCGATCATTATCTTTGTCATCATTTACGGACGCATGATCGAGATCTACCTGATGACAAGCCTTGCCCCGATTCCGTTTGCGACCTTTGCGAACCGGGAACAGAGTCAGATCGGTCAGAACTATTTCCGTTCCATCTGTGCGCTGGGCTTTCAGGGATTCCTGATCATGATCTGTGTCGGCATCTATGCACGTTGA
- a CDS encoding DUF6431 domain-containing protein, whose amino-acid sequence MECSDPVLDPETGLSMNHCGTARRCVKTPEGSYWIWIPVVVSSNGRHHRVLPDFLVPYKHYSVQTIESALDNDLDLDRYSLPSDSSVYRWNKWLDKLIVQLRIFLKLVDPPDSLLQQLRVLFRRDVRRAPEYDSSSGWVAGINLCLNGPNDFDLGLS is encoded by the coding sequence ATGGAATGCAGCGATCCTGTTTTGGATCCTGAAACAGGCCTGTCAATGAATCACTGTGGAACAGCCAGAAGATGCGTTAAAACGCCAGAAGGTTCTTACTGGATCTGGATCCCTGTCGTCGTCTCTTCCAACGGACGACATCACCGTGTCCTCCCTGATTTCCTTGTCCCTTACAAGCACTACTCGGTGCAGACCATCGAATCGGCTCTGGACAATGATCTGGATCTTGATCGTTATTCGCTTCCTTCCGATTCTTCCGTTTACCGTTGGAACAAATGGCTCGATAAGCTCATTGTGCAGCTCCGGATTTTCCTGAAGCTGGTTGATCCGCCTGATTCGCTGCTTCAACAGCTTCGTGTTCTATTCCGGCGTGATGTCCGCCGGGCTCCGGAATATGATTCTTCCAGTGGCTGGGTGGCCGGAATCAATCTCTGCCTGAATGGGCCAAATGACTTTGACTTGGGCCTTTCCTGA
- a CDS encoding phage replisome organizer N-terminal domain-containing protein: MSDNRKYYYLKLKENYFDEDAIVLLESMQDGILYSNILLKLYLKSLKNGGKLQLDENIPYTAQMIATITRQQVGTVERALQIFMKLGLVEPLQNGALYMSNIELLIGQSSTEGERKRRARLALQEQKALPKAGADKCPPYQADICPPEIEIEKEIEKERERELDTGQPARAAYGRYENVFLSQSELDGLKADLPGKWDYYIDRLSCHIASSGKRYKSHAATIYKWAQEDATKKAPKKGIPDYSCKEGESL, encoded by the coding sequence ATGTCAGACAACCGAAAATACTACTACCTCAAGCTGAAAGAGAATTACTTTGACGAGGACGCCATTGTGCTGCTGGAAAGTATGCAGGACGGTATCCTCTATTCCAACATCCTCTTGAAACTGTACCTGAAATCGCTGAAAAACGGCGGGAAGTTGCAGCTTGATGAAAATATCCCCTACACCGCGCAGATGATTGCCACCATTACCCGTCAGCAAGTCGGCACCGTAGAACGGGCCTTGCAGATTTTTATGAAGCTGGGGCTTGTGGAGCCGTTACAGAACGGCGCACTGTATATGAGCAACATTGAACTACTGATCGGCCAATCCTCTACCGAGGGGGAGCGAAAACGGCGGGCAAGGCTGGCTTTGCAGGAGCAGAAAGCCTTGCCAAAGGCCGGGGCGGACAAATGTCCACCATATCAAGCGGACATTTGTCCGCCAGAGATAGAGATAGAGAAAGAGATAGAAAAAGAGAGAGAGCGAGAGTTAGATACGGGACAACCCGCCCGCGCCGCCTATGGCCGGTATGAAAATGTTTTTCTTTCGCAATCGGAACTGGACGGGCTGAAAGCAGACCTGCCCGGCAAATGGGACTATTACATTGACCGGCTATCCTGCCATATCGCGTCCAGCGGCAAGCGATACAAGAGCCATGCCGCCACCATCTACAAATGGGCGCAGGAGGACGCAACTAAGAAAGCCCCGAAAAAGGGCATACCAGACTACTCATGCAAGGAGGGCGAGAGTTTATGA
- a CDS encoding relaxase/mobilization nuclease domain-containing protein, whose product MATLKHINSKNADYGAAEQYLLFEHDEFTMKPVLDETGRLIPREDYRLSTLNCGGEDFAVACMRANLRYEKNQRREDVKSHHYIISFDPRDGPDNGLTVDRAQALGEQFCKEHFPGHQALVCTHPDGHNHSGNIHVHIVINSLRIEEVPFLPYMDRPADTKAGCKHRCTDAALRYFKSEVMEMCHREGLYQIDLLNGSKNRITDREYWAQKKGQAALDKQNAPMIADGITPRQTKFETNKEKLRQTIRKALATAASFDEFSSLLLREGVTVKESRGRLSYLTPDRTKPITARKLGDDFDRTAVLAVLEQNAARAAEAPARSPDPPRTIKDRLQVARAEIAAPKQDGVQRLVDIEQKMAEGKGRGYERWAKIHNLKQAAKTLSVYQQYGFTSPEQLEAAVDTAYQKMRQTSGELKALETKLQGKKELQRQVLAYAQTKPARDGLKAQKSEKARAAYRQAHESDFIIADAAARYFKAHGITKLPARKALQAEIEQLISEKDGLYNTYHEQKQRFKELQTVKRNINQILRRDEPHRRKEQSHER is encoded by the coding sequence TTGGCAACACTCAAACATATCAACTCTAAAAACGCCGACTACGGAGCCGCCGAACAATACCTGCTCTTTGAGCATGACGAATTTACCATGAAGCCCGTCCTTGATGAAACCGGCAGGCTTATCCCCCGCGAGGACTACCGGCTGTCTACGCTGAACTGCGGCGGGGAGGATTTTGCCGTTGCGTGTATGCGGGCCAATCTCCGCTATGAGAAAAACCAGCGGCGGGAAGATGTGAAAAGCCACCACTACATCATCAGCTTTGACCCGCGGGACGGGCCGGACAACGGCCTGACCGTAGACCGGGCGCAGGCGTTGGGGGAGCAATTCTGTAAAGAACATTTCCCCGGCCACCAAGCCCTTGTCTGCACCCACCCGGACGGGCATAACCACAGCGGCAACATTCATGTGCATATCGTCATAAACAGCCTGCGGATTGAGGAAGTGCCGTTCCTGCCCTACATGGACAGGCCAGCCGACACGAAAGCCGGCTGCAAGCACCGATGTACCGACGCTGCCCTGCGCTACTTCAAATCCGAAGTCATGGAGATGTGCCACCGGGAGGGGCTTTACCAAATCGACCTCTTGAACGGCAGCAAGAACCGCATCACCGACCGGGAGTATTGGGCGCAGAAAAAGGGACAAGCCGCGCTGGACAAGCAGAACGCCCCCATGATTGCCGATGGTATCACGCCCCGGCAGACCAAGTTTGAAACGAACAAGGAAAAGCTGCGGCAGACCATACGGAAAGCCCTTGCCACCGCCGCCAGCTTTGACGAGTTTTCCTCTCTGCTGCTGCGGGAGGGTGTGACCGTCAAGGAGAGCCGGGGGCGGCTGTCCTATCTCACGCCGGACAGGACAAAGCCCATCACCGCCCGGAAGCTGGGCGACGATTTTGACCGCACCGCCGTCCTTGCCGTTTTGGAGCAGAATGCCGCCAGAGCAGCCGAAGCGCCAGCCAGATCCCCCGATCCCCCACGCACCATAAAAGACCGCTTGCAGGTTGCCAGAGCCGAGATAGCCGCCCCGAAACAGGACGGAGTGCAGCGGCTTGTGGACATTGAGCAGAAAATGGCCGAGGGCAAAGGCCGGGGCTATGAACGCTGGGCGAAGATACACAATCTGAAGCAGGCCGCCAAAACGCTGTCCGTCTACCAGCAATACGGCTTTACTTCCCCGGAGCAGTTAGAAGCCGCCGTTGACACCGCCTATCAGAAAATGCGCCAGACCAGCGGCGAACTGAAAGCACTGGAAACGAAGCTGCAAGGGAAAAAGGAGTTGCAGCGGCAGGTGTTGGCCTACGCCCAGACCAAGCCCGCCCGCGACGGGTTGAAAGCGCAGAAATCCGAGAAAGCCCGCGCCGCATACCGGCAGGCCCATGAGAGCGATTTTATCATAGCCGACGCAGCCGCCCGGTATTTCAAGGCGCATGGCATTACCAAGCTGCCCGCCCGGAAAGCGTTGCAGGCCGAGATCGAGCAGCTTATCTCCGAGAAAGACGGCCTGTATAACACCTATCACGAACAGAAGCAGCGGTTCAAGGAGTTGCAGACCGTCAAGCGGAATATCAACCAGATTTTGCGCCGGGACGAGCCGCACCGCAGAAAGGAGCAGAGCCATGAGCGATAA
- a CDS encoding CPBP family intramembrane glutamic endopeptidase — translation MKKLLITIVKIVVFFIGWAVLSGIIDIPSDNPAVWRFFAELIPLAVMILFTVAFWLFEKKTINIPIKENIGKGALSGIVIGIIWIGAAAAILIFSKQLEIIGKNEISLLWLWILSAFLNVIMQELLVRGYIYQLLKERFNLPAAVIVTTAIFTFMHGGAFEAGVIPVINVVTMCLFTTALYESEKTILAPIMAHSIWNIIGALILGGVSLADDYPSILIMTASANKLLSGGEYKIEASIVVTILNVVLMGIFFVRYRKTKNFGLQGQ, via the coding sequence TTGAAGAAATTATTGATTACAATTGTGAAGATCGTGGTTTTCTTTATAGGATGGGCTGTGCTGTCCGGAATCATTGATATTCCAAGCGACAATCCCGCTGTATGGAGATTTTTCGCGGAGCTGATCCCATTGGCTGTCATGATACTGTTCACAGTGGCTTTCTGGCTGTTCGAGAAGAAAACCATAAACATACCAATAAAAGAAAACATAGGAAAAGGGGCACTGTCAGGAATTGTAATAGGTATCATCTGGATTGGAGCAGCTGCGGCCATTCTTATTTTTTCTAAACAACTGGAAATTATCGGTAAGAATGAAATCTCGCTCTTATGGCTTTGGATTCTTTCGGCGTTTCTTAATGTTATCATGCAGGAACTCCTTGTAAGAGGATATATATATCAGCTTTTGAAAGAAAGATTCAATCTTCCCGCAGCCGTTATTGTTACAACCGCGATATTTACGTTTATGCATGGCGGAGCATTTGAAGCGGGAGTTATTCCTGTCATAAACGTTGTTACGATGTGTCTTTTTACTACGGCACTATATGAGTCAGAGAAGACAATTCTTGCACCCATAATGGCGCATTCCATATGGAATATCATCGGGGCATTGATTCTCGGAGGGGTTAGTCTTGCCGATGATTATCCGAGTATTTTGATCATGACAGCTTCTGCAAATAAGCTCCTGTCAGGAGGAGAGTACAAAATAGAAGCAAGTATCGTAGTGACGATTTTGAATGTGGTCTTAATGGGGATATTTTTTGTTCGATACCGGAAGACTAAAAATTTCGGGCTGCAGGGACAATAA
- a CDS encoding ISL3 family transposase produces MSEQSDKQAILEFFNLDTGSVENVIFHNDNGSASVHVLLRPDHPPCPDCGCTLPRVKDYIDKKISHGVFTDRECTIFYHARRYICPVCHRTYYENNPFCFRKQHISALTVENILNDLKIQTETFASVAKRYHISPTTAASVFDAHVKEARRPLPTLMCWDENYAFYHPGENSKYVFVILDFESQEPVDILPSRRKDYLLSYFLKIPVEERKRVKMIATDMYSEYRAIIRQLFPKAYHSVDHYHVSQELSRKADSVRIRVMKQTPKYIEGTKTQTNEYYLLKTFNWMIFKRLDARDKDGKKLFDPGHPRKMNRKLNRFLNYYEIKAMIEAVHPDLKKAWDLKDDVVDFYDNCTYDTAPQELNKLIQSFAASGIPEMKEFSRTLISWREEIINSFIVVKQRHTVDKDTGQVVVSDIKLNNGLMENRNSIIKTIKKAANGYTNWDRFRNRCLYVLRKSSRPLLNPVIPPKKVKQ; encoded by the coding sequence ATGTCCGAACAATCTGATAAACAGGCCATTCTTGAATTCTTTAACCTCGATACAGGCAGTGTGGAGAATGTCATCTTCCATAATGACAATGGCAGTGCGTCTGTCCATGTTTTACTGCGGCCGGATCATCCGCCTTGTCCCGATTGCGGCTGTACCCTGCCAAGGGTTAAGGACTACATTGACAAGAAGATAAGCCACGGCGTCTTTACTGATCGTGAGTGCACCATCTTCTATCATGCCCGCAGGTACATCTGTCCTGTCTGTCATCGAACGTACTATGAGAACAATCCATTCTGTTTCAGGAAGCAGCACATCTCCGCCCTCACGGTTGAAAACATTCTGAACGATTTGAAGATTCAGACCGAGACCTTCGCTTCCGTCGCTAAGCGGTATCACATCTCTCCCACAACCGCTGCCTCCGTCTTCGATGCCCACGTAAAGGAGGCGCGAAGACCTCTGCCCACATTGATGTGCTGGGATGAGAACTACGCATTTTATCATCCGGGAGAGAACTCAAAATATGTGTTCGTTATTCTCGACTTTGAGTCACAGGAGCCGGTGGATATCCTGCCAAGCAGAAGAAAAGATTATCTGCTCAGCTACTTTCTCAAAATCCCAGTGGAAGAGCGAAAGCGCGTCAAAATGATTGCCACGGACATGTATAGTGAATACCGCGCCATCATACGTCAGCTGTTCCCTAAGGCCTATCATTCCGTTGACCATTATCATGTCAGCCAGGAGCTCTCCAGAAAGGCTGACAGCGTCCGGATCAGAGTAATGAAGCAGACTCCAAAATATATTGAAGGCACAAAAACACAAACCAACGAGTATTATCTGCTGAAGACATTCAACTGGATGATATTCAAGCGGCTGGACGCCAGAGACAAAGATGGTAAAAAGCTGTTCGATCCCGGCCATCCAAGGAAAATGAACCGCAAGCTGAACCGGTTCCTCAATTATTACGAAATTAAAGCCATGATCGAAGCCGTTCATCCCGATTTGAAAAAGGCATGGGACCTCAAGGATGACGTTGTGGACTTCTATGACAACTGCACTTACGATACTGCTCCCCAGGAGCTGAACAAACTGATTCAGTCCTTCGCAGCCAGTGGTATTCCGGAAATGAAAGAGTTCTCCCGCACCCTGATCAGCTGGAGAGAGGAGATTATCAACTCCTTCATTGTCGTAAAGCAGCGTCATACAGTCGATAAGGACACAGGCCAGGTGGTAGTGTCCGACATAAAACTGAATAACGGATTGATGGAGAACCGGAACTCAATCATCAAGACGATCAAAAAAGCAGCCAACGGATATACCAACTGGGACAGATTCCGCAACCGCTGCCTCTATGTGCTCAGGAAGAGCTCCCGGCCATTGTTGAACCCTGTCATTCCGCCAAAGAAGGTTAAGCAATGA
- a CDS encoding cysteine-rich VLP domain-containing protein, which produces MSDNLPRMDYRQHRRARRLVHECCNYDEGNCLLLDDGEPCVCVQSISLSLMCRWFRVAVLPLDGELSAALLYRGSRKRCAVCGAAFVPKSNRGKYCPDCAGRMKKIRAAERKRKQRQRCHALEPFKPA; this is translated from the coding sequence ATGAGCGATAACCTGCCCCGCATGGACTACCGCCAGCACCGGCGGGCGCGGCGGCTGGTACATGAGTGCTGTAACTACGACGAGGGGAACTGCCTGCTGTTAGACGACGGGGAGCCTTGCGTGTGCGTCCAGAGCATTTCCCTTTCCCTCATGTGCCGCTGGTTCCGTGTGGCTGTCCTGCCCCTTGACGGGGAGCTGTCCGCAGCCCTCTTATACCGGGGGAGCCGGAAACGGTGTGCCGTCTGCGGAGCGGCCTTTGTCCCCAAATCCAACCGGGGGAAATACTGCCCCGACTGCGCCGGGCGCATGAAGAAAATCCGCGCCGCCGAGAGAAAGCGGAAACAAAGGCAGAGATGTCACGCTTTAGAGCCTTTCAAACCCGCATAA
- a CDS encoding plasmid mobilization protein, which produces MRKKYNTPHRSRVVKTRLTEDEYADFTARLAPYGISQSEFLRQAIRRTTIRPVLHVSSVNDELLSAVGKLAAEYGRIGGNLNQIARYLNEYGAPYHALSGEVRAAIADLAALKYEVLKKVGDAVGNTQTYQL; this is translated from the coding sequence ATGCGAAAAAAATACAACACACCCCACCGCAGCCGCGTTGTGAAAACCCGGCTGACCGAAGATGAATACGCCGACTTCACAGCGCGGCTTGCGCCCTATGGTATCAGCCAGTCGGAATTTCTCCGGCAGGCGATCCGGCGTACCACCATACGCCCCGTACTCCATGTGTCGTCGGTCAATGACGAACTGCTCTCCGCTGTCGGGAAGCTCGCAGCCGAGTACGGCAGGATCGGCGGCAACCTCAACCAGATTGCCCGGTATCTGAACGAGTACGGCGCGCCCTATCATGCGTTGTCCGGCGAGGTACGCGCCGCCATAGCCGACCTTGCCGCCCTCAAGTATGAAGTCTTAAAGAAAGTAGGTGACGCGGTTGGCAACACTCAAACATATCAACTCTAA